In Quercus robur chromosome 11, dhQueRobu3.1, whole genome shotgun sequence, the following proteins share a genomic window:
- the LOC126705510 gene encoding AAA-ATPase At3g50940-like translates to MFSFMEMLKSLAPFFTAAVVIVLSPFVKERIPSAVSNYLVSTFQMWLARFCTPHITVVIEEKGELKSNQIYEAAKAHLHTLISDSTKPKRFKVSKEDRQTESTIDIIKDVEVIDYFREIKLKWKLRTEKGEYHYSPTKKYFELSFDKGYEMDVLDSYLDDIVDRYERIQKEDKVVRIYTCKENNRDRAVYPEQDSDRNVNWSYVNLEHSATFEKLAMNPEKKEMLKDDLDRFLGGKDLYQKVGKSWKRGYLLYGPPGTGKSSLIAAMANYVKYNIYDLNLTAGLSNEDLRSILLSTTDRSILVIEDVDCCTKFNDKEKRHYTFTQSGLLNIMDGLWSSCGDERIIVFTTNHKDRLDPAILRPGHMDVHVHMSYCTMDEFKLLASNYLNIEDDHQLYRQIEGLLENVEVTPAEIAEELLKSGGTDVVLGGLVKFLKEKTIQKAKAAELKELLKSDDNTDVDVEGFVKFLEQEKLKNAKAAEAEQLLKIHHTSVDVDVNVEGLVKLFKQKKLEDAKAAEVVQVNIQKNHK, encoded by the exons ATGTTTAGTTTCATGGAGATGCTTAAATCATTGGCACCATTTTTCACTGCTGCTGTTGTGATTGTACTAAGTCCCTTTGTAAAAGAACGCATACCTTCTGCAGTCAGCAATTATCTCGTCTCCACCTTTCAAATGTGGCTCGCTAGATTCTGCACGCCTCACATCACTGTCGTCATTGAAGAGAAAGGTGAACTCAAAAGCAACCAAATCTATGAAGCTGCCAAAGCCCACCTACATACCCTGATTTCTgattcaacaaaaccaaaacgCTTCAAGGTAAGCAAAGAAGATAGGCAAACGGAATCAACAATTGATATCATAAAGGATGTAGAGGTTATTGACTACTTTAGAGAAATTAAACTCAAATGGAAGTTACGTACAGAAAAAGGAGAGTATCATTACAGTCCTACTAAGAAATATTTTGAGCTTTCCTTTGACAAGGGATACGAAATGGATGTGCTAGACTCTTATTTAGATGATATAGTAGACCGTTATGAGAGAATTCAGAAAGAAGACAAGGTGGTAAGGATTTATACCTGTAAAGAAAACAATCGTGATCGTGCGGTTTATCCTGAACAAGATAGTGATCGTAATGTAAATTGGAGTTATGTTAATCTTGAACATTCAGCTACGTTTGAGAAGTTGGCAATGAACCCAGAGAAGAAGGAGATGCTCAAGGATGATTTGGACAGGTTTCTTGGAGGGAAGGATTTATATCAGAAAGTTGGCAAGTCATGGAAGCGAGGGTATTTGCTTTATGGTCCACCGGGTACTGGTAAATCAAGCTTGATTGCTGCCATGGCTAATTACGTCAAGTATAATATCTACGATTTGAACCTTACCGCTGGGCTTTCAAATGAAGACTTGAGAAGTATATTGCTCTCAACAACTGATCGCTCAATACTGGTAATCGAGGATGTAGATTGTTGTACAAAGTTCAATGACAAAGAGAAGAGGCATTACACG TTCACACAATCGGGTTTATTGAACATAATGGATGGATTATGGTCGAGCTGTGGAGATGAACGAATTATTGTGTTCACCACCAATCATAAGGACCGGCTTGATCCTGCTATATTGCGCCCAGGCCACATGGATGTGCACGTGCACATGTCATATTGCACCATGGATGAGTTCAAGCTTTTGGCTTCTAATTATCTTAATATCGAAGATGACCACCAACTCTATAGACAGATTGAAGGATTGTTGGAGAATGTAGAGGTTACCCCAGCTGAAATTGCAGAGGAACTTTTAAAGAGTGGTGGTACTGATGTTGTTCTCGGAGGACTAGTCAAATTTCTCAAGGAAAAAACAATTCAGAAAGCAAAGGCTGCAGAGTTGAAGGAACTTCTGAAGAGTGATGATAATACAGATGTTGATGTTGAAGGATTTGTGAAATTTCTTGAGCAGGAAAAACTTAAGAATGCAAAGGCTGCAGAGGCGGAGCAACTTTTGAAGATTCATCATACTTCTGTTGATGTTGATGTCAATGTTGAAGGACTTGTTAAacttttcaagcaaaaaaaacttgaggatGCAAAGGCTGCAGAGGTAGTGCAAGTAAATATCCAAAAGAATCATAAATGA